CTCCGTTCGTCGGACCTTGGAAGAGCACGGTGCGTTGGAATACACCACCATCGTCGCAGCCCCGGCTTCTGACTCCGCTGGATTCAAGTGGCTGGCGCCGTTCTCCGGCGCAGCCCTGGGCCAGCACTGGATGTATCAGGGCAATCACGTTTTGATCATTTATGATGATCTGACTAAGCAGGCCGAGGCTTATCGCGCAATCTCCCTGTTGCTGCGTCGTCCTCCGGGCCGTGAGGCTTATCCTGGCGACGTGTTCTATCTCCACTCACGTCTATTGGAGCGTGCTGCGAAGCTCTCCGATGACATGGGTGCTGGATCCATGACCGCGTTGCCGATTATCGAAACCAAGGCAAATGACGTGTCGGCCTTTATTCCGACCAACGTTATTTCCATTACCGACGGACAGGTCTTCCTTGAATCGGATCTGTTTAACCAGGGTGTACGCCCGGCTATTAACGTTGGTATTTCGGTATCTCGTGTTGGTGGTGCCGCCCAGACCAAAGGTATGAAGAAAGTTGCTGGCTCCTTGCGTCTTGACCTCGCTGCATACCGTGATCTGGAAGCTTTCGCTGCTTTCGCCTCTGACTTGGATGCCTCTTCCAAGGCACAGCTTGAGCGTGGACAGCGTCTGGTAGAGCTGCTGAAGCAGCCGGAATCCTCCCCGCAAGCCGTAGACTTCCAGATGATCTCCATCTGGCTAGCTGGCGAGGGCGTCTTCGATGTCGTTCCCGTCGAGGACGTTCGTCGCTACGAATCTGAGCTGCACGAGTACCTTCACCAGAATGCTCCGGAGGTATACCAGCAGATCGACGGCGGGGCCGCCCTGTCCGATGAATCGAAGGAAACCTTGCTCAAAGCAAACGATGAATTTGCTAAAGGCTTCCGGACCACAGAAGGCCATACCGTTGTCAATGAGCCGGAAGTTGCTCCACTCGATGACTCCGAGGTGCAGAAGAACCAGCTTTCCGTCTCCCGTAAGTCGGCCAAGAAATAAGGCACCCTATGGCTAGTTTCCTGACCACTAAGGAGAAAGAAGGGAGGCACGTGAACCATGGCTAGTCTTCGCGACCTACGTGACCGCATCAGGTCCGTGAATTCGACGAAGAAGATCACCAAGGCTCAAGAGCTGATTGCGACCTCACGCATCACTAAGGCTCAGGCCCGCGTGGATGCTTCGATGCCCTATGCCCATGAGATGCAACATGTCATGGAGCGGCTGGCAGCTGCGAGCTCTCTTGATCACCCAATGCTGCATGAGCGTGAGGGCGGTAAGGTAGCTGCAATCCTCGTGGTCTCAAGTGACCGTGGTATGTGCGGTGGCTATAACAACAATGTTTTCAAGAAGGCTGCTGAACTCGAAGCAAACCTGAAGAATAAAGGCTATGAGGTTGTCCGGTATGTCACCGGCAACAAGGGCATCGGTTATTACAAGTTCCGCGAACTACCGGTAGCAGGTGCATGGTCTGGATTTTCTCAGGATCCAAGCTGGGATGCCACCCACGATGTTCGACGCCACCTCGTCGATGGTTTCATTGCCGGTTCTGAAGGAACCGCGAAGAGCCGAGAAGGTTTGAATGACCCCGACGGCAAGGGAGTTCGTGGCTTTGACCAGGTCCATGTGGTGTACACCGAGTTCGAATCGATGCTCAGTCAAACTCCACGGGCGCATCAGTTACTTCCCATTGAGCCTGTCATCGAGGAAGAAGAGCTTCACCTCGGTGAAAGTGCGCTTTCTGATGGGGACAAGGTGACCGCGGACATTGAATTTGAACCGGATGCAGATACCTTGTTAGATCAGCTGCTCCCGAAGTACATTTCGCGAAGCATCTTCGCAATGTTCCTCGAAGCATCTGCCTCGGAATCAGCGTCCCGGCGCAATGCTATGAAATCTGCAACCGATAATGCCACGGCTTTGGTTAAAGATCTCTCTCGTGTGGCCAACCAGGCACGTCAGGCGCAGATTACTCAGGAAATCACAGAGATCGTCGGTGGCGCTGGTGCGCTTGCCGAAAGCGGAGAAAGTGACTAATTATGACTACAGCTCTCAATGAGCAAACCGACCAGCAGACGGGAACCGTCGGCCGTGTCGTGCGTGTCATTGGCGCCGTCGTCGACGTGGAATTCCCGCGCGGCGAGCTCCCGGCCCTGTACAACGCGCTGACGGTTGAGGTGACCCTGGAAGCTGTTGCTAAGACCATTACTCTGGAAGTTGCTCAGCACTTGGGTGACAACCTTGTTCGTACCATCGCTATGGCACCGACCGACGGCTTGGTCCGTGGTGCTGACGTCAAAGACAGTGGCAAACCCATCTCGGTTCCCGTCGGCGATGTCGTGAAGGGCCATGTGTTCAACGCCCTCGGAGAGTGCTTGGATGAGCCAGGCCTTGGCCGCGATGGAGAGCAATGGGGCATCCACCGGGATCCGCCACCCTTCGATCAATTGGAGGGCAAGACCGAGATCCTCGAAACCGGCATTAAGGTCATCGACCTTTTGACCCCTTATGTTAAGGGCGGAAAGATTGGCCTCTTCGGTGGTGCCGGCGTGGGTAAGACCGTTTTGATCCAAGAGATGATTACCCGTATTGCTCGGGAGTTCTCGGGTACTTCGGTTTTCGCTGGCGTTGGTGAACGTACCCGTGAAGGTACCGACCTCTTCCTGGAAATGGAAGAAATGGGCGTGTTGCAAGATACCGCCTTGGTATTCGGTCAGATGGATGAGCCGCCGGGAGTTCGTATGCGGGTGGCTTTGTCAGGTTTGACCATGGCGGAGTATTTCCGCGATGTTCAGCACCAGGACGTGTTGTTGTTCATCGACAACATCTTCCGTTTCACCCAGGCTGGTTCCGAGGTTTCCACCCTTTTGGGTCGTATGCCTTCCGCGGTGGGTTATCAGCCCACCCTGGCTGATGAAATGGGTGTGCTCCAGGAGCGGATTACCTCCACCAAGGGTAAGTCCATTACCTCCTTGCAAGCCGTCTACGTTCCGGCGGATGACTACACGGACCCTGCTCCGGCTACCACCTTCGCGCACCTTGACGCCACGACAGAACTTGATCGTGGTATCGCTTCTAAGGGTATTTACCCGGCGGTGAACCCGCTGACTTCTACCTCTCGTATTCTCGAGCCGGGTATTGTTGGCGAGCGTCACTATGAGGTTGCTCAGCGCGTTATCGGTATCCTCCAGAAGAACAAAGAATTGCAGGATATCATCGCCATTCTTGGTATGGATGAGTTGTCCGAAGAAGACAAGATCACCGTGCAGCGAGCACGTCGGATTGAACGCTTCTTAGGTCAGAACTTCTTTGTTGCTGAGAAGTTCACCGGTTTGCCGGGATCCTATGTACCGTTGGCTGATACCATCGACGCTTTCGAGCGAATCTGCAATGGCGAATTCGATCACTACCCAGAGCAGGCTTTCAATGGCCTGGGTGGTCTCGATGACGTCGAGGAAGCCTACAAGAAGATGACCGAGAAGTAGGGGAGACGAGCACATGGCTGACATCACCGTAGAACTGGTCTCGGTGGAACGCATGCTGTGGTCTGGCCAGGCCACCATCGTTACGGCACAGACCATCGAGGGTGAGATAGGCGTGCTCCCCGGTCACGAGCCTATGCTTGGCCAACTGGTTGAGAATGGTGTTGTGACCATCCGTCCGGTAGACGGCGACCGCAAAGTTGCCGCTGTCCAAGGTGGATTCATCTCGGTCAGCACCGAGAAGGTCACCATCTTGGCTGATTTCGCAGTGTGGGCTGATGAAGTCAATCAAGCCCAAGCTGAGGAAGAAAGCACATCTGAAGATGAACTCATCCGGTCCCGTGCTGAGGCTGGTCTTCGTGCTTTGCGTCGGAGTCAGGAAAGCTAGTTCCTAGATTCGGAGCTAAGCCATGGGGCGACACGCCTCTCCCCATTAACACACCTTTCTAGCTGCCCCGCCAGGGGAGCTAGGAGGGTGTTTTCTTGTCTCTTAGGGAACTTAAATCCTGTGCAGAAAAGTGCTAAACTCAGCTCTAAATAATCACGTCACCATAGTTACCTTTGGATATTGTGGTGATAGTGCTAAAGCCGCGATGTTGTGTGGGAGGGCTAGCATGGGATATGTCACCTGGTGTATGGTGATCCTGCTCTTCGCGCTGTGTTCCTTGGGAATGTGGCGTTTTTTTATGCTTCGTTCCCGTGGCACCACCGTTGTTCTCCGCCGATTGCCAGCCGAAGGACTTCACGGTTGGCGTCACGGGATTCTTCATTATCGCCGTAATGATTTGGATTACTATAAACTACGGTCCTTATCACCCTTGGCAGATTTGGTTGTCCATCGCAGCGAAGTGGCCGTGATCGGGCGTCGAGCTACCTCCGAACCGGAGGCCTCTTTTCTTCCCCCGGATCTGCATATCCTGAAGCTGCAGATCAAAAACCATGGTTATGAACTTGCCATCAACACTCGTGGTGAAATGGCTTTAACCGCCTGGTTGGAATCCGCGCCAGATATTCGCCAAGAGCGGATGGACCCGAAATCTCTCCGCAAACATCTGCATCCTTGAATAATTCTTGTTGCCGCGGGGGTATCGTTTCCAGACTGAAGCGTAAACGCTAGCCTGTAAAGAATGCGTCTAGTCATTGCTCACTGCTCTGTTGATTATGTAGGGCGGTTATCTGCTCACCTTCCGATGGCGGATCGACTCATCATGATAAAAGCGGATGGCTCGGTGTCTATCCATGCTGATGACCGGGCATATAAGCCGCTTAATTGGATGACTCCGCCGTGCACGGTGAAGGAGATGACGCTTGATGAAGACGGAGATCAACAAACACCGCTAATTCTTTGGGTTGTCGAGAATCCTAAAGGGGAACAGCTAAGAATTACGATTCAAAAACTCCACCACGAGCTTTCCTGGGAACTCGGTGAGGATCCCGGTCTGGTCAAAGATGGTGTGGAAGCTCATCTCCAAGAACTATTGGCTGAACACATTGATACCTTAGGCGAGGGATATCGACTCATTAGAAGAGAATATCCGACGGCGATTGGCCCGGTGGATATTCTTTGCCGCGATGAAACCGGGGCAACGGTGGCGGTCGAAATTAAGCGTCGGGGTGGAATTGATGGAGTTGAACAGCTAACTCGATACCTTGAATTACTGAATCGCGATGATGTTCTTGCCCCTGTGCAAGGAATTTTTGCCGCCCAACAGATTAAACCTCAAGCTCGAACATTGGCTGAAGATCGAGGGATCCGGTGTGTGACCTTGGACTATGATGCCTTGCGGGGAATTGAGAGCGATGAATTGCGGTTGTTCTAATGCCAAGGCGTAACCGGCGCGAACGTCCTACCGGATATTCCCCTTTAGCCAGGGACGGGGCTAGATACCTGGGGGTTAGGGAAGAGCCAGGCCCGTCGTGGGCAAGGCAGGAAGTCTTTTTGGTTCGCCCTATGGGATCACATGCTGCCCAAAAGACCTATCGTTGCCCAGGATGCGAAAATCTCATTACCCCCGGCACCGCTCACATCGTAGCCTGGCCAAAAGAATGGGCTGGTAGGGAGGATGATCGTCGGCACTGGCATAGCTATTGTTGGCAGCGCCGCTAGGGGAGTTTTCCTCACCAGATATCCTCGACACCATGATTGTTGCTTTTTCAGTTGCTCCCACTCACACTCCCACTGCCGACGCAGAAATGTCCGAGGCGGTAGCGCGAGCAGTCCGAATTGTCCGTGCTTCTGGTCTACCGTGCGAAACAAACGCTATGTTCACCAATATCGAGGGGGAATGGGATGAAGTCATGGATGTGATCCGTCGGGCTACCGAGGTGGTCGCAGAGGTGTCGCCACGGGTATCCCTCGTCATTAAGGCAGATATTCGGGCCGGTTATAGCGGACAAATGCAGCAGAAAGTAGCGTCTCTTGAAAAACATCTTTCTGCTGAGGATAAGTAGTTCATCTCCAGGAGGGAATTAACGTTGACAACCCCAGATCGTTTTATATCCGGAGCCATCGATTTAGGGCAGATTAAAGCACGTGCTGATGCCCAAGCCCAGGCGCAGAAAAGCACCGATAGCGTAGGCGGTATCCCCAGCTCGATGACGGTGACCGTAGAAAATCTGGAAACAGAAGTAATTCGTCGCAGTCTCCAGGTTCCGGTGATTGTTCTCATTGGTACAAGTGCCAGCCCGGATTCAGAACAGTTACGCAATCAGTTAGTAGAGCTAGCTCAGAGATCCCACCGAGGTTTCATATTCGGCTACGTCGACGCTGACCACAGCCCTGATCTAGCCCAAGTTTTTGGTGTTCGAGGACTTCCAACGGTGTTAGTGATAGCTGCCGGCCGGCCAGTAACTAGTTTTGAAGGCGGCCAACCTGCCGAGGTCGTAGAACAGTGGGTTAAGGATATTGTGACTAAGCTGGGACCTCAACTGTCGGGGCTTCCCGCCGAAGATGAAGCAGAGCAGGTATCTGAACCACGGGACCCACGTTATGAGGCTGCAGAAGCTGCCTTGGCAGATGAAGATTATGAGACAGCGAAACGCTATTACGCTCAAGTTTTAGAGGAAGACCCCGATAATGAGGATGCTCGACGTGCCTATGAGCGCACTCGATTGCTAGAGCGGCTAGCAGCGGCAGATATTAGCGAGGATCCTGGAGCCGTGGCTGACTGTGACCCTCATGATTTTGAAAAGGCCTTGGTCGCCGTTGACGCCGATATTGCCCAGGGGCGGGTAGAGGAAGGCTTGAGCAGGATGATTTCTTTCTTGAAGGGTGATCATCGCGATGAAGCGCGGGCGCGGCTCCTGGAGCTCTTTAACCTATTTGAGCCACATGATAGCTGCGTAATTAGAGCGCGGACTGCCATGGCTAGTGCCTTATTTTAGGGTTCGTGGAGCATATCCAGGAATGCGGTTTTTCCGGTTTTAAACTTAATGGATTATAAGATTTCGCCCATCTAAATAATTGTTATCCATTGTAAATTATGCGATATGTACGAGCTATCTAAACAAGGCATAAAAAAGAATGGACCTTTTTGACAATACGTTTTAAGTTTTCACACTAAAACAGTTGAGAAGTTCTGTCTTATATGTGTATATTTTTCTCAGGTCTCGACAAGAAGGAGATCGAGACAGAGTTTTGAGAGAGAAAGATTCACATGGATTTCTTACTGCAGATTCAGGAGATCGTCGGCGGCCCAATCAAGGACCTCCTAGTTCACTTGACCACCGCTGCTCCGCAAATCAACGTCGCAACCCCGCCGCCAGTCAATGTCACCGCACCGGAGCACCTGGACTTGGGTTCTACCTTTGGTGACATCAACGCTGGATCCACCTTCGGTAACATCCTCGAGGGAACTGGTTCTACCACTGGCAATATCCTGGAGGGAACCGGTTCTACCACCGGTGACATTCTCGGTGGCGCAGGTTCCTCCAACTTCTTGAACCAAGCTGGTTCCTCAGGATTGACCCTTCCTGGCCTGGGCGGCAAATAAGTTCTCTTGCTGAAATACTGATCTCCCGTGATAGGTTTTCTCCTATCACGGGAGATTTTCATGTTGGGAATTAATAATGAACCAAGGCCGCCTTAGGTTAACTAAGGCGGCCAGTAGTGTGTTCTCATTAACGGCTGAGACGATAATATTGGGTACTCATAGCCGGAATATGAAGATGAAGAGAATGAGGTTGATTATCCCATCCCTGATCTGAGCTATGGAGGCTGCTCGCCAAATCATTTCCTGCACCCTGATACACCGCAGCGTCAGAATTAAGGATGAGGTCAAAGCGCCCGCCGACCGGTAAGCCAAGAACATAATCCGGTTGGGAAGTCCCGCCGAAATTATTCACCACCAAGATGGCGGAGCCGTCGGAACCCCAGCGAAGATAAGCCAGAATATTATTGGCCGAGTCATCGGCCTTGAGCCACTGGAAGCCAGAAGGCTCGAAATCCTGGGTATGCAAAGTTGGTTCCTCTCGGTGCAATCTATTGAGATCACGAACCAACAAGTGGATACCGGCATGGTACTCACCTTCCCACCCTTCAGCATCACCGAAGGGGAGAGTAGTGGCTTCCGACCATTCCGAAATCTGGCCAAATTCCTGGCCCTGGAAGAGCAGTTTTTTACCGGGGTGAGAATACATATAGCCGTAGAGTGCCCTTAATCCGGCAGCTTTATTCCAGGTGTCACCGGGCATCCGCCCCCATAAGGAGCCTTTACCGTGGACTACTTCATCATGGCTGAAGGGCAGAACATAGCGTTCTGAATAGGCGTACACCATGGAGAAAGTTATCTCATTGTGGTGATAGGAACGATGTACTGGATCTAAGGAGAAATACCGGAGAGTGTCATTCATCCAGCCCATATTCCACTTGAGGGAGAAACCTAAGCCATCAGCCCATGTTGGTGCAGTAACCCCCGGCCAGGAAGTAGATTCCTCAGCGATCGTTAATACACCGGGGTGGACTCGGTGAACAGTGGCATTGACTTCTTGAAGGAACTGGACGGCGTCGAGGTTTTCTCGTCCCCCAAATTCATTCGGGAGCCATTCTCCTTCATTGCGTGAATAGTCCAAATAAAGCATCGAGGCTACCGCATCAACCCGGAGGCCATCGACGTGGAATTCATCCATCCAGTACAAGGCATTAGCCACGAGGAAATTGCGGACTTCGCGACGCCCGAAATCAAAAACGTGGGTTCCCCAGTCACGTTGTTCACCGCGACGCCAATCTGGGTGCTCATAGAGAGCTGGACCGTCGAATCGGGCAAGTGCGAAATCATCTTTCGGGAAGTGGCCGGGAACCCAGTCGATAATGACCCCTATCCCTGCTTGATGGAAAGCATCGATGAGCGCTCGAAGATCATCTGGGGATCCCCAGCGAGCGGTGGGGGCATAGTAGCCGGAAATCTGATAACCCCAGCTTCCACCAAAGGGATGCTCGGCAACAGGCATGAACTCCACATGAGTAAAACCGTTGTCTACTACATAAGACACCAGTTCAGTTGCTAAGTCACGATAACTGAGTCCCTGACGCCAACTGCCTAGATGCACCTCGTAAATACTCATGGGAGATGTGGCGACGTCTTGATCTGCCCGTCGAGCTAGCCAGTCTGCGTCGTTCCACTCATAATGAGACTCACTGACTATAGATGCAGTTCCCGGCGGCACTTCGGTGGCTTTAGCGAGAGGATCAGCTTTTTCTTTCCGAGTCCCATCCTGGGTAAGAATGGCAAATTTATATCGCGCCCCAGGGGCTACATCGGGAAGAAAAATCTCCCACACCCCGGTTGAGCCTAGAGCCCTCATGGGGTGTTGAGCCGGGTTCCAACCATTAAAATCACCGATCAGGGCGATGGAACGGGCGTTGGGGGCCCAGACCGCAAACGAGGTTCCTGGAACCGATCCCATGGTGGTTTGATAGGTATGCACATTCGCGCCAAGCACCTCCCAGAGGCGCTCATGGCGACCTTCATTAATGAAATAGAGGTCTTGTTCTCCCAGGGTTGGCAGGAAGTGATAGGGGTCTGCAGAGACCACTGGGCTTTGGCCTGGCCACGTAATAGCGAAACGATAATCTGCAGATTCCCGGCGCTCGAGAGAAGCAATCCAGATGTCATCACCGACCGGCACCATATCGACCCCGGTGCCGTCAATGAGAAGCTCGACGTGTTCAGCACCGATTTGTCGAGTCCGGATGACGGATCCGTGTGGAGTGGAGTGCCAGCCATAAAAGTCGTGCGGAGCCCAATGACTGCAATTACGAAGCAGATCAAGGTCTGATTCGGGAATGAAATCCTCAGGGTAGAGGGAATTAACGTCGCTCATAAAACTATCCTGATCAGGTTGGAAGATAATAAAACTAGCAAGAAATTAGCACTTTTAGGGGCGATAGTCCGCAACCTTTCGATAAGCCAGTTCTTCACGATCTTCTAAGGCAACAGTGGGAAGTTGGAAAATATGGGCCACATCACGCATTGGGTCCAGCCGCACAAAGTTGGTGTCAGACCAGGTGTAGCGGGCGTCTGTTATGAGATCATGAACTTCATAGTCGCCGTGACCGCTTAATCCGAGGGCTTCGCGATCAACCCGAACAGTGGCCTCTTGCGCATTGCGCGGATCCAAATTCACCACCACGAGAACGGAGTTTCCGCTTAATGGATCCACCTTAGAGTAAGCAATGATGTTGTCGTTATCCACTGCGTGGAACCGTAGGGTGCGCAGCTGTTGCAGGGCTGGATTATGGCGTCGGATGTCGTTGAGAGCAGTGATATATGGCTCAAGCGAATCGCCGCGGGCAACCGCACTCTCGAAATCCCGGGGTTTGAGCTGGTACTTTTCCGAATCCAGATATTCTTCACTCCCGGGCTTCACTGCCCTGTGTTCATAGAGCTCATAGCCGGAATAGACACCCCACAAGGGAGAAAGGGTGGCAGCCAAAGCCGCCCGAATGGCGAACATTGCTCGTCCTCCATATTGGAGGGAGGCATGAAGAATATCTGGGGTATTGACAAAAAGATTGGGGCGGAAGACATCTGCCATCTCTACCATGTCAGTAGCAAACTCGGTGAGCTCCTCTTTAGTCACCTTCCATGTGAAGTAGGTATATGACTGGGAGAAACCTGATTTTGCCAGCCCATATAACCGGGCTGGGCGGGTGAAAGCTTCAGCCAGGAAGATTACTTCTGGATTGGTGCGATGAATTTCCTCAATGAGCCACGCCCAGAATTCAGCTGGCTTGGTGTGGGGATTATCCACCCGGAACGTCGTTACTCCTAGATCCACCCAGTGCCGTACTACTCGGAGAATCTCGTGGTAGATCTCCTGGGGAGCATTAAAGAAGTTCAGCGGATAAATATCTTGATATTTCTTCGGCGGATTTTCAGCAAACGCGATGGTGCCATCGGCCAAAATGGTGAAGAATTCGGGATGTTCCTGGGCCCAGGGGTGATCTGGAGCGGCCTGAAGAGCTAAATCCAAGGCAATTTCTAAGCCCAAATCTCGGGCATGGCTTAGCAAATCGAGGAAATCTTGTTCAGTACCAAGCTCTGGATGAATTGCATCGTGTCCGCCTTCTTTAGCGCCAATGGCCCACGGCGAACCGACATCACCAGGTTCTGGGGTTAACGTGTTATTGCGGCCCTTGCGGTTAATTCTTCCAATGGGGTGAATCGGTGGGAAGTAGACGGTATCAAAACCCATGGCGGCTACCCGATCAAGGGCGGCGGAAGTCGTCGCGAAAGTCCCGTGAACAGGTTGCCCGTTTTCATCCCATCCGCCAGTAGAGCGAGGGAAAAGCTCGTACCAAGAATTGACGAGTGCTTCTCGGCGTTCGACGGAAATCTTGTGCACAGTACCGTGGCGTACTTCCTCACGCAACGGGTGCACCTGCAGAATATTAATAGTCTTGTCGCTCATTGCTTCGGAGACGCGAGCATGAAGGTCTCCTTCATTGGCGAGGACGTTGGCAACCGCGCGGAGATGTTCTGCCTCCGGGCCGGTATGTTCAGCAGCAGCACGACGAAATAGCTCGACGCCATGTGCTAAATCATTGGCTAACTGAGATTCGGTTTGACCTGCTTCCAATTTCTTAGAAACAGCCCAGCGCCAGGTGGCCATGGGATCACACCAAGCGTCAATCCGGAATTGCCATAGGCCGGGGCGATCCGGGGTAATAACGGCATGGGCGCGATCCACGTTTTCCCGATCTTGAGTCATCGTGATAGCGCGCGGAGTGTGTTCTCCGGGGGGTACTACCATGAGGGTTGCTCCCACGGCATCATGCCCCTCGCGCCATACCAGCGCGGTGATCGGGACCATTTCTCCCACCACGGCTTTGGAAGCTAGGCGGGTGCCAGAGATTTCAGGGCGGACATCATCGATCTGTCCGGACATGTCATCACCTTCGTTATATCGCTATCTTCTTCGGTGTCTACCTTAAAAGAGTAATGGAGGAACGGCAGCAGCACGCGGTGGTGAGAAGTTATGGGGGTAGTGCGGGTGCACAGGCTGTGTCACACCACCCGCGTGCGCAATTTTCCGTCATGATGGAAGAGTGTCTGATTATGATCAAGATCTTTTAGTTGATTTTCGCGGCGTCAGTTTTATCCGCGGTGGGCGCACACTCGTAGGCCCGGTGGATTGGCAAGTGGAATTGGATGAGCGGTGGGTGATTATAGGCCCCAACGGTGCTGGCAAAACTACGTTAATCCGGATGGCTTCGGCAGAGGAGTTCCCTAGCTCTGGAGAGGCCATCATTATGGGTGAAAAAATTGGACGCACTGATATGCGTGACTTACGCGCCATGATTGGGGTGTCATCCTCAGCGATAGGGAACCGGATTCCCGTTACTGAAAAGGTCGGAGATTTAGTCATCTCGGCCGGGTACGCCATTTTAGGTCGTTGGCGCGAGGAATATGACACCTTTGATGA
This genomic interval from Corynebacterium poyangense contains the following:
- a CDS encoding alpha-1,4-glucan--maltose-1-phosphate maltosyltransferase, producing the protein MSGQIDDVRPEISGTRLASKAVVGEMVPITALVWREGHDAVGATLMVVPPGEHTPRAITMTQDRENVDRAHAVITPDRPGLWQFRIDAWCDPMATWRWAVSKKLEAGQTESQLANDLAHGVELFRRAAAEHTGPEAEHLRAVANVLANEGDLHARVSEAMSDKTINILQVHPLREEVRHGTVHKISVERREALVNSWYELFPRSTGGWDENGQPVHGTFATTSAALDRVAAMGFDTVYFPPIHPIGRINRKGRNNTLTPEPGDVGSPWAIGAKEGGHDAIHPELGTEQDFLDLLSHARDLGLEIALDLALQAAPDHPWAQEHPEFFTILADGTIAFAENPPKKYQDIYPLNFFNAPQEIYHEILRVVRHWVDLGVTTFRVDNPHTKPAEFWAWLIEEIHRTNPEVIFLAEAFTRPARLYGLAKSGFSQSYTYFTWKVTKEELTEFATDMVEMADVFRPNLFVNTPDILHASLQYGGRAMFAIRAALAATLSPLWGVYSGYELYEHRAVKPGSEEYLDSEKYQLKPRDFESAVARGDSLEPYITALNDIRRHNPALQQLRTLRFHAVDNDNIIAYSKVDPLSGNSVLVVVNLDPRNAQEATVRVDREALGLSGHGDYEVHDLITDARYTWSDTNFVRLDPMRDVAHIFQLPTVALEDREELAYRKVADYRP